A window of the Blastopirellula sediminis genome harbors these coding sequences:
- a CDS encoding integrase core domain-containing protein encodes MDTLAELFAMRGAHHRIQSDNGPEFVAKEIQRWLKLLEIETMYVEPGSPWQNGYAKSFHSRVRDEILAMEIFESLASAQRLTRQWKEDYNENRPHSSVGYVTPAEFAARWAAPVPATPTPLLQQPSELTQALTS; translated from the coding sequence ATCGACACGCTGGCCGAGCTGTTCGCGATGCGCGGCGCGCATCATCGGATCCAGAGCGACAACGGACCGGAGTTCGTGGCGAAGGAGATTCAGCGATGGTTGAAGCTGCTGGAGATCGAAACGATGTACGTTGAACCAGGGAGCCCCTGGCAGAACGGCTACGCCAAGAGCTTTCACAGCCGCGTTCGCGATGAGATCTTGGCGATGGAGATCTTCGAGAGTCTGGCGTCGGCTCAGCGACTGACCCGGCAATGGAAAGAGGACTACAACGAGAATCGACCGCACAGTTCGGTGGGGTACGTAACCCCGGCCGAGTTCGCAGCTCGCTGGGCAGCTCCCGTACCGGCTACGCCTACGCCGCTGCTCCAGCAGCCCAGCGAGCTTACCCAGGCCTTAACTTCATAA
- a CDS encoding type IV secretory system conjugative DNA transfer family protein: protein MRGPKRPRLHSMPIPDSILLGWTEKRPPKRQIGFFKDVKYRVQKRPIWYSGHHLATIAATGAGKAVSAAIPTLLSYPGSIVALDTKGELYDTTHRYRKEMGQQVIVLRPFAGSDQPSDRFNFTDVRHCPNFDVETDSQVLASLLATDKGFSKDPFWSITGTSLIAGMLTYIFALEAPEKCNFARLVEMLYGRDVAYDVAVRLDTQESRIPKFAYQQFASFLNMPERETRPSVLATSQSFVAPLIAPRVMAAMGESSFSIQDFRNGKPMTIYLVIPPDRMVSHASLILLWVGTLLKIIFSRTTIPRLRTLLLIDETAALGKFPLLQTAITLCRSFGGRVWTFWQSLQQIQACYPDSWRTLIDNSSLQVFGIRSKLMARELAEVIDIDAHSLMHMSAEEQFLQLEGHNSLVCRKINYLKDRIFAGRFDPNPYYAEKMSKQPLNVGRCGRKS from the coding sequence ATGCGAGGCCCGAAGCGTCCTAGACTGCACTCGATGCCGATCCCAGATTCGATTTTGCTGGGATGGACGGAGAAACGACCACCCAAGCGGCAGATCGGCTTTTTCAAGGACGTGAAGTATCGCGTTCAAAAACGGCCGATTTGGTATTCCGGTCATCACTTGGCGACAATTGCCGCTACCGGCGCAGGAAAGGCGGTTAGTGCGGCGATTCCAACATTACTTTCTTATCCAGGCTCAATTGTTGCGCTCGATACGAAGGGCGAACTGTACGACACCACGCATCGCTATCGCAAAGAGATGGGTCAACAGGTGATCGTTCTACGCCCATTCGCCGGAAGCGATCAGCCGAGCGATCGTTTCAATTTCACGGACGTTCGACATTGCCCGAACTTTGACGTCGAAACTGACTCTCAAGTTTTGGCCAGTCTTCTGGCGACCGACAAAGGGTTCTCGAAAGACCCGTTTTGGTCGATCACTGGAACGTCTTTGATAGCGGGGATGCTTACCTACATCTTCGCGCTCGAAGCACCCGAGAAATGCAATTTCGCCCGTTTGGTCGAGATGCTTTACGGCCGCGACGTCGCCTATGACGTGGCTGTTCGACTCGATACGCAAGAGTCGCGAATTCCGAAGTTCGCGTATCAACAATTCGCATCGTTTTTGAACATGCCGGAACGAGAGACGCGCCCGTCCGTGCTGGCGACCAGCCAGTCGTTCGTCGCGCCTTTGATCGCACCTCGCGTCATGGCGGCGATGGGGGAGTCGAGCTTCTCGATTCAGGACTTTCGCAACGGCAAGCCGATGACCATCTATCTTGTAATTCCTCCCGATCGAATGGTGAGCCATGCTTCGTTGATTCTGCTCTGGGTCGGTACCCTGTTGAAAATCATTTTCAGCCGCACCACGATCCCGCGGTTGCGAACGTTGTTGCTGATTGACGAAACGGCCGCCTTGGGAAAATTTCCCCTACTGCAGACGGCGATTACGCTTTGCCGCTCGTTCGGGGGAAGGGTGTGGACGTTCTGGCAAAGTCTTCAACAAATCCAGGCGTGCTATCCCGACAGTTGGCGAACGCTGATCGACAACAGCAGTTTGCAGGTGTTTGGAATCCGCTCGAAGCTAATGGCCCGCGAACTGGCCGAGGTGATTGATATCGACGCCCATTCGCTGATGCACATGTCCGCCGAGGAACAGTTCTTACAACTCGAGGGGCACAATTCGCTGGTCTGTCGGAAGATCAACTACTTGAAGGATCGGATTTTCGCCGGACGCTTCGATCCGAATCCGTATTACGCAGAAAAAATGTCCAAGCAGCCGTTAAACGTCGGCCGATGTGGACGCAAGTCGTGA
- a CDS encoding 4Fe-4S single cluster domain-containing protein: MTYIRLGHGLSRLHPNLHNGPGLRLCIWTQGCVHRCTQQCLNPHYLDPEGGFRYRTEEVVAAILEVAKTAPRLEGITVLGGEPFEQPSPVADICQATRATGLSTMVYSGHTLTHLRRQADSKIDRLLDATDLLVDGPFLPELRDERLAWRGSTNQRLNCLTERYEEASLAAAFVRQGKGFSVVINGDGISLSGFQSREIAKLAEDFVDETTSSNLL, translated from the coding sequence ATGACCTACATTCGCCTTGGGCACGGCTTGTCGCGACTTCACCCGAATCTACACAATGGACCGGGATTACGCCTGTGCATATGGACCCAGGGGTGCGTTCATCGTTGCACGCAGCAATGTTTGAATCCACACTATCTGGATCCGGAAGGAGGCTTTCGCTATCGAACCGAAGAGGTGGTCGCCGCGATCCTGGAAGTCGCCAAGACTGCGCCGCGATTAGAGGGGATCACGGTTTTGGGAGGCGAGCCGTTCGAACAGCCAAGTCCGGTCGCCGACATCTGTCAGGCCACTCGCGCAACGGGGTTGTCGACGATGGTGTACTCCGGCCATACGTTGACTCATTTGCGGCGCCAGGCGGATAGCAAGATCGACCGCCTGTTGGATGCGACCGATCTACTCGTCGACGGTCCATTTCTGCCGGAGTTGCGCGATGAACGACTCGCTTGGCGTGGTTCGACGAATCAGCGACTGAACTGTCTGACCGAACGTTATGAGGAGGCGTCTCTCGCAGCGGCGTTCGTTCGGCAGGGGAAGGGTTTCTCCGTTGTGATCAATGGCGATGGAATCTCGCTGAGCGGATTCCAATCGCGCGAGATCGCCAAGCTGGCGGAAGACTTCGTCGACGAGACGACTTCATCCAATCTCTTGTAG
- a CDS encoding AAA family ATPase gives MNESGGSLHCCVGSEPPYYVGLRQKPAKTLLEAILAAIGSSPTYRQVIVGTARGEHLPREIMLNDTMRIGSVPLFWYYRGQKLSNAPQGSNGGSPRGDNQQLRYAEELAISQNEAGRRIIDERQEASWGLHAGWLIDQLTSLNESAAGVGRTLFIIDLELLMPDTQQLSSLFQESMRDTSHSKQATTQNLQDEFDQLFDQIRNARNDLVYFTWRKETPQLLKSGDLIRSVARKYMRIQDQRFQHLDDEHFGKIDAFSPTFPLLRIDALTSSLFCTLEKDIAFPGAYTAFQPELGEKSLCDVIRKDVPQRKVSVRDELDELIGLKSVKQQFYEWCSVAQANRDREALGIRLEYHFNCVMEGNPGTGKTEVSKLVGKLLAEQGLLSGTQFTEVTSKDLIGEYVGQTRIKTNEVVEKALGGVLFIDEAYDLVPRHGNDFAVECVTTLLKWLDEHPRDIAFVIAGYEKDIETFLDSNAGLRRRFPQTFKFEDYDDDQLTQIVKAMMRKMQQVLDGECDAIIKKRLTEIRSYRRRQNQSFGNAGEARILIQMACIARDVRTADLDGTWENRVMLTADDFANAKLFPTP, from the coding sequence GTGAACGAATCGGGCGGATCGCTCCACTGCTGCGTCGGCAGCGAACCACCCTACTATGTTGGTCTGCGTCAAAAGCCGGCCAAGACGTTGCTTGAAGCGATACTGGCCGCCATTGGTTCGAGTCCCACGTATCGTCAAGTGATCGTGGGAACGGCCCGTGGCGAGCATCTGCCGCGAGAAATCATGCTAAACGACACGATGCGGATCGGTTCGGTGCCGTTGTTCTGGTATTACCGCGGACAAAAACTGTCGAACGCGCCTCAGGGTTCGAACGGCGGAAGTCCTCGCGGGGATAATCAACAGCTTCGTTACGCCGAAGAGCTCGCCATCTCGCAGAATGAGGCGGGCCGACGGATCATTGACGAGCGCCAAGAGGCTTCCTGGGGCCTTCATGCGGGCTGGCTGATCGACCAATTGACGAGTCTGAACGAATCCGCCGCCGGCGTTGGACGAACTCTATTCATCATCGACCTTGAACTGTTAATGCCGGATACCCAGCAATTGAGCAGTTTGTTTCAGGAATCGATGCGGGACACGTCGCATTCTAAACAAGCGACGACGCAGAATCTGCAAGATGAATTTGATCAACTCTTCGATCAGATTCGAAACGCGCGAAACGATCTGGTTTACTTTACCTGGCGCAAGGAAACTCCCCAATTGCTGAAATCGGGGGATTTGATCCGTTCCGTCGCCCGCAAGTATATGCGAATCCAAGATCAACGATTTCAACACCTCGACGACGAGCACTTTGGAAAGATCGATGCATTTTCACCGACTTTCCCATTGCTCAGGATCGATGCTCTCACCAGCTCTCTGTTTTGTACGCTGGAAAAGGATATTGCATTTCCCGGCGCCTATACCGCCTTTCAGCCTGAACTGGGCGAAAAGTCACTTTGCGACGTCATTCGAAAAGACGTGCCGCAGCGTAAAGTATCGGTCCGAGACGAACTTGACGAGCTGATCGGATTGAAAAGCGTTAAGCAGCAATTTTACGAGTGGTGCAGCGTTGCTCAAGCGAATCGTGATCGCGAGGCGTTGGGAATTCGTTTGGAGTATCACTTCAATTGCGTCATGGAGGGCAATCCGGGGACCGGAAAGACGGAAGTGTCGAAACTGGTCGGCAAGTTGCTGGCCGAACAAGGTCTGTTAAGCGGCACCCAATTCACGGAGGTTACTTCCAAAGATTTGATTGGCGAGTACGTCGGACAAACTCGCATTAAGACCAATGAAGTGGTGGAGAAGGCGCTGGGTGGAGTTCTCTTCATCGATGAGGCCTACGATCTTGTGCCGCGGCACGGGAATGACTTCGCCGTTGAATGCGTCACGACGCTACTGAAGTGGCTGGATGAACATCCCCGCGATATCGCCTTCGTCATCGCGGGATACGAAAAGGATATTGAAACGTTTCTAGACTCAAACGCAGGCTTGCGGCGAAGATTTCCGCAAACCTTCAAATTCGAGGATTATGATGATGACCAACTGACCCAGATCGTCAAGGCGATGATGCGGAAAATGCAGCAAGTGTTGGACGGTGAATGCGATGCGATCATCAAGAAGCGACTAACGGAGATTCGTTCCTATCGGCGTCGGCAGAATCAGTCCTTCGGCAATGCCGGGGAAGCAAGAATCCTAATTCAGATGGCATGCATCGCCCGTGACGTGCGAACCGCCGACCTGGATGGCACTTGGGAAAATCGTGTAATGTTAACGGCCGACGATTTCGCGAACGCAAAGTTGTTTCCTACCCCATAG
- a CDS encoding vWA domain-containing protein, with protein sequence MSSPWREHESSEYGALGWISNLDALMIGSILTFFVAIAALYAYAQADSELRKKNLKEEAGVAEVNDLERKIADLISQIQLLRAELEKRNATIAALESHQRALEAAENEWKLAYAAAKADVETLRKELDELIKRIAALEQSLKLKGEELAKVKTEFEQLKDLSKTKSELLAQIKQIDAELQAMKREFEIILAEANELKKKNASLEAQNLKMQQELAAILKKMQEMQEELDRLKTEAKRFRVEEFIVRRQLLGIPSDLQSVAILVDRSLSMKAQDDGKNMEAAQGGWEVAKETVRTWLAGLDMERSVLITFGTDVKVFPEGAGLLETGQDDVGRKNRDALLAQLDSLKPGGYTNTLGALEKAYERGVSTIILFTDGEPTVSSDGNHGSPEELTQKILTLAKEKKIPIVTVALGDYGYPVYRPQVRDETLAAAVKRGEVRPRLMEFLTSLSHDTGGTFIGKAAYAAANHAE encoded by the coding sequence ATGTCATCACCATGGCGCGAGCATGAGTCAAGTGAATACGGCGCCCTGGGTTGGATCTCAAACCTTGACGCTTTGATGATCGGTTCGATTCTGACGTTTTTCGTCGCGATCGCCGCGTTGTACGCCTATGCCCAAGCGGATTCGGAACTTCGCAAGAAGAATCTTAAGGAAGAAGCCGGCGTCGCAGAGGTGAACGATCTGGAGCGAAAGATCGCCGATCTGATATCGCAAATCCAATTACTGAGAGCGGAACTCGAAAAGCGAAATGCAACAATCGCCGCGTTGGAAAGTCACCAGAGAGCCTTGGAAGCGGCCGAAAACGAATGGAAGCTGGCCTACGCAGCCGCCAAAGCCGATGTGGAGACGCTGCGGAAGGAACTCGACGAACTCATCAAACGGATTGCGGCGCTGGAGCAAAGTCTGAAGCTGAAAGGGGAAGAGCTTGCGAAGGTAAAAACAGAGTTTGAACAGTTGAAAGATTTGTCAAAGACGAAGTCGGAACTGCTGGCCCAAATCAAACAAATCGACGCCGAACTCCAGGCAATGAAGCGGGAATTTGAAATTATTCTCGCTGAAGCGAATGAATTGAAAAAGAAGAATGCGTCTCTCGAAGCCCAGAACCTGAAGATGCAGCAGGAGTTGGCCGCAATATTGAAGAAGATGCAAGAAATGCAGGAGGAGCTTGACCGCCTCAAGACGGAGGCGAAGCGATTCCGCGTCGAAGAATTCATCGTCCGACGGCAGTTGCTGGGGATTCCCAGCGATCTCCAGTCCGTGGCGATCCTCGTCGACCGTTCCCTTAGCATGAAGGCTCAGGACGACGGTAAGAATATGGAGGCGGCGCAAGGAGGATGGGAGGTCGCCAAAGAGACGGTCCGAACCTGGCTGGCGGGGCTCGATATGGAACGAAGCGTGTTGATCACATTCGGTACCGACGTCAAAGTGTTTCCAGAAGGAGCGGGGTTGCTCGAAACAGGGCAGGATGACGTCGGTCGCAAGAATCGCGATGCCTTATTAGCGCAACTCGACAGCTTGAAGCCGGGCGGATACACGAACACGCTTGGTGCGCTCGAGAAAGCGTACGAACGCGGAGTTTCCACGATCATTCTCTTTACCGATGGCGAGCCGACCGTTTCCAGCGACGGGAATCATGGTTCTCCGGAAGAGTTGACGCAAAAAATTTTGACACTAGCCAAAGAGAAGAAGATTCCGATCGTCACCGTTGCGCTCGGGGACTACGGCTATCCCGTATATCGCCCCCAGGTACGCGATGAAACTTTAGCGGCGGCCGTAAAGCGAGGGGAGGTCCGCCCCCGACTGATGGAATTCCTGACGTCGTTGTCCCACGACACCGGCGGCACTTTCATCGGAAAGGCAGCCTACGCGGCGGCTAACCACGCTGAATAA
- the hsdR gene encoding type I restriction-modification system endonuclease: MTPSPPNSPNFSFLGLFDDVLVRHAALAERYVFDDPNSALIKLRQFAELLADHCAAFSGIAVMERDSLLDTINKLRDGRVCNYEVAQVFHQLRKSGNDAAHANAGDRREALQQLRMAHKLAIWFYASFSGDRSFKRPTFVPPPDPNQAAVDLQVELERLREALAAAQATADGAQASAEEHAQQRQAAEAAAEKAYEDLNAALDLAAETEQQLLAEQAQFREKLKLVQAEVAAAPAEQREQVAAVALEESQNLDLDETDTRRIIDSQLRDAGWEADSETFRYAKGTRPVKGRNLAIAEWPTDSGPADYCLFVGLTPVAVVEAKRQNKNCAGAIVQAKRYSRDIRLDETLPSNGGPWENYRIPFLFSTNGRPFLRQIQELSGIWFLDVRHNHHHSRALESWYSPEGLTQLLAQDQAAAQRRLEKEPFDYLPLRDYQVAAIREVEQKIAEGRRDMLVAMATGTGKTRTCIAMIYRLIKLGRFRRVLFLVDRSALGEQTSNALKDLRIENYQSFSDIYDVKQLGDLRPDTETKLHIATVQGMVKRLLYPEENSPPVPVDWYDCIVVDECHRGYNLDQEMSEGELAFRSESDYISKYRRVIDHFDAVRIGLTATPALHTTEIFGAPIYQYSYRQAVVDGWLVDHEPPHRIITKLSEEGIRYDRGDEMKYLDSDTNQLELFNTPDEVNFEVEAFNRKVLTENFNSEVCKVLTDYIDPTLPGKTLVFCVNDLHADMVVRLLKESLDDAYGAIHDDAVIKITGAADKPLQLIRRFKNEQLPNVVVTVDLLTTGIDIPSIVNLVFLRRVKSRILFEQMLGRATRLCTDLYAPGEDKERFQIFDAVDLYAQLQDVSQMRPVVTKANISFSQLVTELCEIDDEKYRIQIKDQILAKLQRKKLSDSQQQRLETATGMNRQQLIQHIQATPPAELAAWLRDRTTTGEILDDVRPRGARYVVSDHPDEFRRIDRGYGEATRPEDYLEAFRNFVTEHLNDLPALLVVAQRPRDLTRKQLKELRLALDEAGFTESNLQTAWRETTNQDIAASIIGYIRHVACGQPLLAHKDRVQAAMKQILASRAWTAPQRIWLERIGKQLEQEVIVDREALESGQFKQQGGFSRLDKIFKGELAAILREIADAVWQAA, encoded by the coding sequence ATGACCCCATCCCCGCCAAACTCGCCGAATTTCTCATTCCTGGGCCTGTTCGATGACGTTCTTGTCCGTCACGCCGCTCTCGCCGAGCGTTACGTCTTCGATGACCCCAATTCGGCCCTGATCAAGCTCCGTCAGTTCGCCGAATTGCTTGCCGATCACTGCGCCGCCTTTTCCGGCATCGCGGTCATGGAGCGCGACTCCCTCCTCGATACCATCAACAAGCTCCGCGACGGCCGAGTTTGCAACTACGAAGTCGCTCAAGTCTTCCACCAACTGCGAAAATCGGGCAACGACGCCGCTCACGCAAACGCCGGCGATCGCCGCGAAGCTCTCCAGCAGCTTCGCATGGCCCACAAGCTGGCGATTTGGTTCTATGCGTCGTTCAGCGGGGATCGCTCGTTCAAGCGTCCCACGTTCGTTCCGCCCCCGGATCCCAATCAGGCCGCAGTCGACCTCCAGGTAGAGCTAGAACGTCTACGCGAGGCTCTAGCCGCCGCCCAGGCAACCGCCGACGGCGCCCAGGCCTCTGCCGAAGAACATGCCCAACAGCGTCAAGCAGCAGAGGCCGCTGCCGAAAAGGCTTACGAAGACCTCAATGCCGCGCTCGATCTCGCCGCTGAGACCGAGCAGCAACTCCTCGCTGAGCAGGCCCAGTTCCGCGAAAAGCTGAAACTCGTCCAGGCCGAGGTCGCCGCTGCGCCCGCCGAGCAGCGCGAACAGGTAGCCGCCGTCGCCCTCGAAGAATCGCAGAACCTCGATCTCGACGAGACCGATACCCGCCGCATCATCGATTCGCAGCTGCGCGACGCTGGCTGGGAGGCCGACTCCGAGACGTTCCGCTACGCCAAAGGAACGCGTCCCGTCAAAGGTCGCAACCTGGCGATCGCCGAATGGCCCACCGACAGCGGACCGGCCGATTACTGCCTGTTCGTCGGGCTGACGCCCGTCGCGGTCGTCGAAGCGAAGCGTCAGAACAAGAACTGCGCCGGCGCAATTGTTCAGGCAAAACGCTACAGTCGCGATATTCGCCTCGATGAAACGCTCCCCAGCAACGGCGGTCCCTGGGAGAACTACCGGATCCCGTTCCTCTTCTCCACCAATGGACGTCCATTCCTGCGTCAGATCCAGGAGCTAAGCGGCATCTGGTTCCTCGACGTCCGCCACAACCATCACCACTCCCGCGCCCTCGAGTCGTGGTACTCCCCGGAAGGGCTCACGCAGCTCCTTGCCCAAGATCAAGCGGCCGCCCAGCGTCGACTCGAAAAGGAGCCGTTCGACTATCTGCCGCTACGCGACTACCAGGTTGCCGCCATCCGAGAAGTCGAGCAGAAGATCGCCGAAGGCCGCCGCGATATGCTCGTCGCCATGGCGACCGGCACCGGCAAAACGCGCACCTGCATCGCGATGATCTATCGGCTCATTAAATTGGGACGCTTCCGCCGCGTGCTGTTCCTCGTCGATCGCAGCGCACTCGGCGAACAGACCAGCAACGCCCTCAAAGATCTCCGGATCGAGAACTACCAGTCCTTCAGCGACATCTACGACGTCAAACAGCTCGGCGACTTGCGCCCCGATACCGAAACCAAACTGCACATTGCCACCGTGCAAGGGATGGTCAAACGCCTGCTCTACCCGGAAGAGAATAGCCCGCCAGTTCCGGTCGATTGGTACGATTGCATCGTCGTCGACGAGTGCCATCGCGGCTACAACCTCGACCAGGAGATGAGCGAGGGCGAGCTCGCTTTCCGGAGCGAGAGCGACTACATCTCCAAGTACCGTCGCGTGATCGATCATTTCGACGCCGTCCGCATCGGCCTGACCGCGACCCCCGCTTTGCATACGACCGAGATCTTCGGCGCCCCGATCTACCAGTACTCCTACCGCCAGGCAGTCGTCGACGGCTGGCTGGTCGACCACGAGCCGCCGCACCGGATCATCACCAAGCTTTCGGAAGAGGGGATCCGCTACGATCGCGGCGACGAGATGAAGTATCTCGACTCCGACACCAATCAGCTGGAGCTGTTCAACACCCCTGACGAAGTCAATTTCGAAGTCGAAGCGTTCAACCGCAAAGTCCTCACCGAGAACTTCAATAGCGAAGTCTGCAAAGTTCTCACTGACTACATCGATCCGACCCTCCCCGGCAAGACGCTCGTCTTTTGCGTCAATGATCTACACGCCGATATGGTGGTCCGTCTGCTCAAAGAGTCGCTCGACGACGCCTATGGCGCGATCCATGACGACGCAGTGATCAAGATCACCGGCGCCGCCGACAAGCCGCTCCAGTTGATCCGCCGCTTCAAGAACGAACAGCTGCCGAACGTCGTCGTTACCGTCGACCTGCTTACCACCGGCATCGATATCCCCTCGATTGTCAACCTGGTATTCCTCCGCCGCGTGAAGAGCCGTATCCTGTTCGAGCAGATGCTCGGCCGCGCGACGCGACTTTGTACCGACTTGTACGCCCCTGGCGAGGACAAAGAGCGGTTCCAGATCTTCGACGCCGTCGATCTCTACGCCCAGTTGCAAGACGTCAGCCAGATGCGTCCCGTCGTGACCAAGGCCAATATTTCGTTTTCGCAGCTCGTGACCGAGCTGTGCGAAATCGACGACGAAAAGTATCGCATTCAGATCAAAGACCAAATCCTCGCCAAACTGCAGCGCAAAAAGCTCTCGGATAGCCAGCAGCAGCGTCTGGAAACCGCGACCGGCATGAACCGCCAGCAGTTGATCCAACACATTCAAGCGACCCCGCCGGCGGAACTGGCCGCCTGGCTCCGCGACCGCACCACTACCGGCGAAATCCTCGACGACGTCCGCCCCCGCGGCGCCCGCTACGTCGTTTCCGACCATCCCGACGAATTCCGCCGCATCGACCGCGGCTACGGCGAAGCGACCCGCCCGGAAGACTATCTCGAAGCGTTCCGCAACTTCGTCACCGAACACCTGAACGACCTGCCGGCCTTGCTAGTCGTCGCCCAGCGTCCCCGCGACCTGACTCGCAAGCAGCTGAAAGAACTCCGCCTGGCCCTCGACGAAGCCGGCTTCACCGAATCGAACCTGCAAACCGCCTGGCGCGAGACGACCAACCAAGACATCGCCGCGTCGATCATCGGCTACATCCGCCACGTCGCCTGCGGGCAGCCCCTTTTGGCGCACAAAGATCGTGTCCAAGCGGCAATGAAGCAGATCCTCGCCAGCCGAGCCTGGACGGCGCCGCAGCGCATCTGGCTGGAGCGAATCGGCAAGCAGTTGGAACAGGAAGTGATCGTCGACCGGGAAGCGTTAGAGTCCGGCCAGTTTAAGCAGCAGGGCGGATTTTCGCGGCTCGATAAGATTTTCAAGGGAGAGCTGGCGGCGATCTTGCGAGAGATCGCGGATGCCGTTTGGCAGGCGGCTTGA
- a CDS encoding DUF429 domain-containing protein — MQQSQLDSMLQALRNQLKEQSVQVAIGLDFAAQESNWGLCVLVITEGLTVGELCLLLPQPRVTAKGKKSKTLLCRPSQQAFVEILGIVREANCVASVAVDVPFGWPTNQAEFLQNWSAESCVEEMTAIPDGKRFAFRFCDRQLCERFESIQPLAVGADRIALAARSWAETRLGLKSIPHSIDFGLELCKDRLALFECYPGAFVKRVAAKLGNYKKIPAIRRQLLEELLGKYQIPLREEQQEWLEWAIEQKGSPDAFDAFLCALSAWDHLKYRRNPDDVCLTTPRFMLDRDLREEEIDQVRREGWILVRAE; from the coding sequence ATGCAACAGTCGCAACTTGATTCAATGCTACAGGCGCTTCGGAATCAGCTGAAGGAGCAGTCTGTTCAAGTAGCAATCGGCCTCGACTTCGCCGCCCAGGAAAGCAATTGGGGACTTTGCGTCTTGGTCATAACCGAAGGGCTCACTGTCGGTGAACTATGTTTATTGCTGCCGCAGCCGCGGGTTACTGCCAAAGGGAAGAAATCAAAGACGCTCCTTTGCAGGCCCAGTCAGCAAGCATTCGTTGAGATACTTGGTATCGTTCGCGAGGCGAACTGCGTGGCGTCGGTAGCGGTCGACGTTCCTTTTGGTTGGCCGACGAATCAAGCTGAATTTCTACAAAATTGGTCTGCGGAGAGTTGCGTCGAAGAGATGACCGCAATTCCTGACGGAAAGAGGTTCGCGTTTCGTTTCTGCGACCGTCAACTATGTGAAAGGTTCGAGAGTATTCAACCTCTAGCTGTGGGAGCGGATCGTATTGCCCTCGCGGCCAGATCTTGGGCGGAAACTAGACTCGGATTGAAGTCGATTCCGCATTCCATTGATTTTGGACTAGAGCTCTGTAAAGATCGTTTGGCTCTGTTTGAATGCTATCCCGGCGCGTTTGTCAAGCGAGTTGCTGCCAAATTGGGAAACTATAAAAAGATACCAGCCATACGTCGTCAGCTTCTTGAAGAACTCCTTGGGAAATACCAGATTCCACTTCGTGAAGAACAGCAAGAATGGCTCGAATGGGCGATTGAGCAAAAGGGTTCCCCCGACGCTTTCGATGCGTTTTTGTGCGCACTGTCCGCATGGGATCATCTGAAATATCGAAGAAATCCAGACGATGTTTGCCTGACAACGCCAAGGTTCATGTTAGACCGGGATTTGCGTGAAGAGGAGATCGATCAAGTGCGTCGTGAAGGCTGGATTCTAGTACGAGCAGAATAA